A single Cnuibacter physcomitrellae DNA region contains:
- the dnaE gene encoding DNA polymerase III subunit alpha, translating to MRPTTRAGDHVPSSTDSFVHLHVHSEYSMLDGAARVKPLIQAAVEQGMPAVAVTDHGNMFGAFDFWKTATEAGIKPIIGTEAYLTPGTHRTDKTRVRWGNGGGDDVSGAGAYTHMTLLSASTEGMHNLFRLSSLASIEGYYFKPRMDRELLSQYGKGIIATTGCPSGEIQTRLRLGQYEEAKKAAAEFRDIFGKENFFCEIMDHGLEIERRIMTDLIRLAKELDLPLVATNDLHYTHAHDAKSHAALLCVQSGSTLSDPNRFKFDADEFYLKTPAEMRSLFRDYPEACDNTLLIAERCDVKFDTSANYMPRFPVPEGETEASWFDKEVEKGLLERYPDGVTDAVRKQADYEKGVITQMGFPGYFLVVADFINWSKRNGIRVGPGRGSGAGSMAAYAMKITDLDPLQHGLIFERFLNPDRVSMPDFDVDFDERRRGEVIKYVTEKYGEERVAQIVTYGTIKAKQALKDSSRVLGFPFGMGEKLTKAMPPAIMGKDIPLSGIVDKEHPRYKEAGDVRAILETDPEARTVFDTALGIENLKRQWGVHAAGVIMSSDPLIDIIPIMKREQDGQIVTQFDYPAAESLGLIKMDFLGLRNLTIIDDALDNIESNRGFRPVLEDLSLDDEKAYELLSRGDTLGVFQLDGGPMRSLLRLMKPDNFEDISAVIALYRPGPMGANSHTNYALRKNGLQEITPIHPELEEPLKDILDTSYGLIIYQEQVMAIAQRVAGFSLGQADILRRAMGKKKKSELDKQYEGFSGGMIANGFSEEAIKMLWDILLPFSDYAFNKAHSAAYGVLSYWTAYLKAHYPAEYMAALLTSVGDAKDKLAMYLNECRRMGIKVLPPDVNSSIGFFAAVGADIRFGLGAVRNVGTNVVASIREAREQKGAFESFGDFLKKLPLTALNKRTVESLIKAGAFDSLGATRRALIEVHEGMIDAAVGEKRAEANGQVGFDFADLWDEPQAEHAIPERPEWAKRDKLAFEREMLGLYVSDHPLAGLELELAKQASTSILDLLESEHTQDGDQVTVAGLITSVQHRVARNSGNQYGMIQIEDFAGEITAMFMGKAYQEFGPALTADTIVVVRGRVSMRDDGMNLHAYSLFQPNLGERGSSGPLQISMSEARATTETVQALGDVLIRHAGDTEVRLKLVKADNVRVFEVPYPVSVTADLFGELKSLLGPHCLT from the coding sequence ATGCGACCGACAACACGAGCCGGAGATCACGTGCCTTCGTCGACCGATTCCTTTGTGCATCTGCACGTCCACAGCGAGTACTCGATGCTCGATGGAGCGGCTCGCGTCAAACCCCTGATCCAGGCCGCCGTCGAGCAGGGCATGCCCGCCGTCGCCGTCACCGACCACGGCAACATGTTCGGCGCCTTCGACTTCTGGAAGACGGCGACCGAGGCCGGCATCAAGCCCATCATCGGCACCGAGGCCTACCTCACACCGGGCACGCACCGGACCGACAAGACGCGTGTGCGCTGGGGCAACGGCGGGGGAGACGACGTCTCCGGCGCCGGCGCGTACACGCACATGACGCTCCTCTCGGCGAGCACCGAGGGGATGCACAACCTCTTCCGCCTGTCGTCGCTGGCGTCGATCGAGGGCTACTACTTCAAGCCGCGCATGGACCGCGAGCTGCTCTCCCAGTACGGCAAGGGGATCATCGCGACCACGGGGTGCCCCTCCGGCGAGATCCAGACGAGGCTCCGTCTCGGGCAGTACGAGGAGGCGAAGAAGGCCGCGGCGGAGTTCCGCGACATCTTCGGCAAGGAGAACTTCTTCTGCGAGATCATGGATCACGGCCTCGAGATCGAGCGCCGGATCATGACCGACCTCATCCGGCTGGCCAAGGAGCTCGACCTCCCGCTCGTGGCCACGAACGACCTCCACTACACGCACGCTCACGACGCCAAGAGCCACGCGGCACTGCTCTGCGTGCAGTCCGGGTCGACCCTCTCCGACCCGAACCGCTTCAAGTTCGACGCCGACGAGTTCTACCTGAAGACCCCGGCCGAGATGCGCTCGCTGTTCCGCGACTACCCGGAGGCGTGCGACAACACCCTCCTCATCGCCGAGCGCTGCGACGTGAAGTTCGACACCAGCGCCAACTACATGCCGCGGTTCCCCGTCCCCGAGGGCGAGACCGAGGCGTCGTGGTTCGACAAGGAGGTCGAGAAGGGCCTCCTCGAGCGCTACCCCGACGGCGTGACCGACGCGGTCCGCAAGCAGGCGGACTACGAGAAGGGTGTCATCACCCAGATGGGGTTCCCGGGCTACTTCCTCGTGGTGGCCGACTTCATCAACTGGTCCAAGCGCAACGGCATCCGCGTCGGCCCGGGCCGTGGCTCCGGCGCCGGCTCCATGGCGGCGTATGCCATGAAGATCACCGATCTCGATCCGCTCCAGCACGGCCTCATCTTCGAGCGGTTCCTCAACCCCGACCGCGTCTCCATGCCCGACTTCGACGTCGACTTCGACGAGCGTCGTCGCGGTGAGGTGATCAAGTACGTCACCGAGAAGTACGGCGAGGAGCGCGTCGCCCAGATCGTCACCTACGGCACGATCAAGGCCAAGCAGGCGCTGAAGGACTCGTCCCGCGTGCTGGGCTTCCCCTTCGGCATGGGGGAGAAGCTGACCAAGGCGATGCCGCCCGCGATCATGGGCAAGGACATCCCGCTGTCCGGGATCGTCGACAAGGAGCACCCGCGCTACAAGGAGGCGGGCGACGTCCGCGCCATCCTCGAGACCGACCCGGAGGCGCGGACGGTCTTCGACACCGCGCTCGGCATCGAGAACCTCAAGCGGCAGTGGGGCGTCCACGCGGCGGGCGTCATCATGTCCAGCGACCCGCTGATCGACATCATCCCGATCATGAAGCGGGAGCAGGACGGCCAGATCGTCACCCAGTTCGACTATCCGGCCGCGGAGTCCCTCGGCCTGATCAAGATGGACTTCCTGGGGCTGCGGAACCTGACGATCATCGACGACGCGCTCGACAACATCGAGTCGAACCGCGGCTTCCGACCGGTGCTGGAAGACCTCTCGCTCGACGACGAGAAGGCCTACGAGCTCCTCTCCCGCGGCGACACGCTCGGAGTGTTCCAGCTCGACGGCGGGCCCATGCGATCGCTGCTGCGCCTGATGAAGCCCGACAACTTCGAGGACATCTCCGCGGTCATCGCCCTCTACCGTCCGGGCCCCATGGGCGCGAACTCGCACACGAACTACGCGCTGCGCAAGAACGGCCTCCAGGAGATCACGCCGATCCACCCCGAGCTCGAGGAGCCGCTGAAGGACATCCTCGACACCAGCTACGGCCTCATCATCTACCAGGAGCAGGTGATGGCGATCGCGCAGCGGGTCGCCGGCTTCTCCCTCGGACAGGCCGACATCCTCCGCCGCGCGATGGGCAAGAAGAAGAAGTCCGAGCTCGACAAGCAGTACGAGGGCTTCTCCGGCGGGATGATCGCGAACGGGTTCTCCGAAGAGGCGATCAAGATGCTGTGGGACATCCTGCTGCCCTTCTCCGACTACGCCTTCAACAAGGCCCACTCGGCCGCCTACGGCGTGCTCTCGTACTGGACGGCGTACCTCAAGGCCCACTACCCGGCCGAGTACATGGCCGCCCTCCTCACCAGCGTGGGCGATGCCAAGGACAAGCTCGCCATGTACCTCAACGAGTGCCGTCGGATGGGGATCAAGGTCCTCCCGCCCGACGTCAACTCCTCCATCGGCTTCTTCGCCGCCGTCGGGGCCGACATCCGCTTCGGCCTCGGAGCCGTGCGCAACGTCGGGACGAACGTGGTCGCGTCCATCCGCGAGGCCCGCGAGCAGAAGGGCGCGTTCGAGTCGTTCGGTGACTTCCTGAAGAAGCTGCCGCTGACCGCCCTCAACAAGCGGACGGTGGAATCGCTCATCAAGGCCGGGGCGTTCGACTCCCTCGGCGCCACGCGGCGTGCGCTCATCGAGGTGCACGAGGGCATGATCGACGCCGCGGTGGGGGAGAAGCGTGCCGAGGCGAACGGCCAGGTCGGCTTCGACTTCGCCGACCTGTGGGACGAGCCGCAGGCCGAGCACGCCATCCCCGAGCGGCCGGAGTGGGCCAAGCGCGACAAGCTGGCGTTCGAGCGCGAGATGCTGGGGCTCTACGTCTCCGACCATCCGCTCGCGGGTCTCGAGCTCGAGCTGGCGAAGCAGGCGTCGACCTCGATCCTTGACCTGCTCGAGAGCGAGCACACCCAGGACGGAGACCAGGTCACCGTCGCCGGCCTCATCACGAGCGTGCAGCACCGCGTGGCTCGCAACAGCGGCAACCAGTACGGCATGATCCAGATCGAGGACTTCGCGGGCGAGATCACCGCGATGTTCATGGGCAAGGCCTACCAGGAGTTCGGCCCCGCGCTCACCGCCGACACCATCGTGGTCGTGCGCGGTCGGGTGAGCATGCGCGACGACGGCATGAACCTCCACGCCTACAGCCTGTTCCAGCCGAACCTCGGGGAGCGCGGGTCGAGCGGTCCGCTGCAGATCTCGATGTCGGAGGCGCGGGCGACGACGGAGACCGTGCAAGCGCTCGGCGACGTCCTCATCCGCCACGCCGGCGACACCGAGGTGAGGCTGAAACTCGTGAAGGCCGACAACGTCCGCGTGTTCGAGGTCCCCTATCCGGTGTCGGTGACCGCCGACCTCTTCGGCGAGCTCAAGTCGCTCCTCGGCCCCCACTGCCTCACCTGA
- the hisD gene encoding histidinol dehydrogenase, translating into MIRIIDLRGQTPSRSDLARLVPRAATDVSVAHAAAAELVEEVRSGGLGALQRQAERFDGVVPGSVRVSADDIRAAVAALEPQVRLALDEAIARVRRATAAQVPPPARTELGDGAVVEQRWQPVERVGLYVPGGKAVYPSSVVMNVVPAQTAGVGSIALVSPPQRDFGGQVHPTILGAAGLLGIDEVYAMGGAGAIGALAHGVAEIGLEPVQVITGPGNVYVAAAKRVVRGTAGIDSEAGPTEILVIADGSADPGFVAADLVSQAEHDELAAAVLVTDSAELADRVIDELRSVAASTTHAERVGISLGGPQSAIILVDDLATAAAVSDAYGPEHLEIQTADPDATLASIHNAGAIFLGAYSPVSLGDYLAGSNHVLPTGGQSRFSSGLGAYTFLRPQQVVRYGREALEAVARDIRSLSDAENLPAHGDAVAVRFAQG; encoded by the coding sequence GTGATCCGCATCATCGACCTCCGTGGGCAGACGCCCTCCCGCAGCGATCTCGCCCGGCTCGTGCCGCGCGCCGCGACCGACGTGTCGGTGGCGCATGCGGCGGCTGCCGAGCTCGTCGAGGAGGTGCGGTCGGGTGGCCTCGGCGCCCTGCAGCGGCAGGCCGAGCGGTTCGACGGGGTGGTGCCCGGATCCGTGCGTGTGTCGGCCGACGACATCCGCGCCGCCGTCGCCGCGCTCGAGCCGCAGGTGCGTCTCGCGCTCGACGAGGCGATCGCCCGGGTCCGCCGTGCGACCGCCGCGCAGGTGCCCCCGCCCGCGCGCACCGAGCTGGGCGACGGGGCCGTCGTCGAGCAGCGCTGGCAGCCCGTGGAGCGCGTGGGCCTCTACGTCCCCGGGGGCAAGGCCGTGTACCCGTCGAGCGTCGTGATGAACGTCGTGCCCGCGCAGACCGCGGGTGTGGGCAGCATCGCCCTGGTGTCGCCTCCGCAGCGCGACTTCGGCGGTCAGGTGCACCCGACCATCCTCGGCGCCGCGGGCCTGCTCGGCATCGACGAGGTCTACGCCATGGGCGGTGCGGGCGCGATCGGCGCGCTCGCCCACGGTGTGGCCGAGATCGGGCTGGAGCCCGTGCAGGTCATCACCGGCCCCGGCAACGTCTACGTCGCCGCGGCGAAGCGGGTGGTGCGCGGCACCGCCGGCATCGACTCCGAGGCCGGGCCGACCGAGATCCTCGTCATCGCGGACGGGTCCGCCGACCCCGGCTTCGTCGCCGCCGACCTCGTCAGCCAGGCCGAACACGACGAGCTCGCGGCCGCCGTGCTGGTCACCGACTCCGCGGAGCTCGCGGACCGCGTGATCGACGAGCTCCGCTCGGTCGCCGCCTCGACCACGCACGCCGAGCGCGTGGGCATCTCCCTCGGCGGCCCTCAGTCGGCGATCATCCTCGTCGACGACCTCGCCACGGCGGCGGCGGTGAGCGACGCCTACGGACCCGAGCACCTCGAGATCCAGACCGCCGACCCGGATGCGACGCTCGCGTCGATCCACAACGCCGGCGCGATCTTCCTCGGCGCCTACTCGCCGGTGAGCCTCGGCGACTACCTGGCCGGGTCGAACCACGTCCTCCCCACCGGCGGACAGTCGCGGTTCTCCTCGGGCCTCGGCGCCTACACGTTCCTGCGCCCCCAGCAGGTGGTGCGCTACGGACGCGAGGCGCTCGAGGCGGTCGCCCGCGACATCCGCTCGCTGTCCGACGCCGAGAACCTCCCCGCTCACGGCGACGCCGTGGCGGTCCGCTTCGCCCAGGGCTGA
- the nrdR gene encoding transcriptional regulator NrdR: MYCPYCRHPDSRVVDSRTTDDGQAIRRRRQCPECGRRFSTTETASLGVIKRSGVVEPFSREKIVSGVRKACQGRPVTDGDLAVLAQRVEEIVRQSGAAQIDANDIGLAILQPLRELDEVAYLRFASVYQGFDTLDDFEAAITLLRAEHADRAQRSAGLAE, encoded by the coding sequence ATGTACTGCCCCTACTGCCGCCACCCCGACTCGCGAGTCGTCGACTCCCGCACCACCGATGACGGTCAGGCCATCCGCCGACGCCGTCAGTGCCCGGAGTGCGGCCGCCGGTTCAGCACGACCGAGACCGCCAGCCTCGGCGTGATCAAGCGCTCCGGTGTGGTCGAGCCGTTCTCCCGCGAGAAGATCGTCAGCGGCGTGCGGAAGGCCTGTCAAGGCCGCCCGGTCACCGACGGCGACCTGGCCGTGCTCGCGCAGCGGGTCGAGGAGATCGTGCGGCAGAGCGGCGCGGCGCAGATCGACGCGAACGACATCGGGCTGGCGATCCTGCAGCCGCTCCGCGAGCTCGACGAGGTCGCCTACCTCCGCTTCGCCAGCGTGTACCAGGGCTTCGACACGCTCGACGACTTCGAGGCGGCCATCACCCTGCTCCGCGCCGAGCACGCCGACCGCGCCCAGCGTTCGGCCGGGCTCGCCGAGTAG
- a CDS encoding quinone-dependent dihydroorotate dehydrogenase, with the protein MYELLFRTVLSRMDPEDAHHLAMRVIRLIPRLRLDRLVHRFTSADVDLSVKALGLTFPTPFGVAAGFDKDGTAIDGLAALGFGHVEVGTITARPQPGNDRPRLFRLIADRAVINRMGFNNRGAAAAALRLARTKRSGAGRAVIGVNIGKSRVVSVDDAIADYVQSARALAPIADYLVVNVSSPNTPGLRGLQELDLLAPLLEAVKAEARSTPLLVKIAPDLTDEQLDRIAELAVSLGLDGIIATNTTLSREGLRTPASHVEALGAGGLSGAPLAERSLAVLKRLRTVLPPEFCVISVGGVDTAYDVEQRLLAGATLVQGYTAFLYRGPLWAKQINVGLARLARTRVER; encoded by the coding sequence GTGTACGAGCTGCTGTTCCGCACCGTCCTGTCGAGGATGGACCCGGAGGATGCGCACCACCTCGCGATGCGGGTCATCCGCCTCATCCCGCGGCTGCGGCTCGACCGCCTCGTGCACCGCTTCACCTCGGCCGACGTCGACCTGTCGGTGAAGGCGCTCGGGCTCACGTTCCCCACGCCGTTCGGCGTCGCCGCCGGCTTCGACAAGGATGGGACGGCCATCGACGGCCTCGCCGCCCTGGGCTTCGGACACGTCGAGGTCGGGACGATCACCGCCCGTCCGCAGCCGGGCAACGACCGCCCGCGCCTGTTCCGGCTCATCGCGGATCGCGCGGTCATCAACCGGATGGGGTTCAACAACCGGGGTGCTGCCGCCGCCGCGCTGCGACTGGCCCGGACCAAGCGGAGCGGAGCGGGACGCGCCGTCATCGGCGTGAACATCGGCAAGAGCCGGGTGGTCTCGGTCGACGACGCGATCGCCGACTACGTGCAGAGCGCGCGAGCGCTGGCGCCGATCGCCGACTACCTCGTGGTCAACGTGTCCTCGCCGAACACGCCGGGCCTGCGCGGATTGCAGGAGCTGGATCTGCTCGCACCGCTGCTCGAGGCGGTCAAGGCGGAGGCGCGGAGCACGCCCCTGCTCGTCAAGATCGCCCCCGACCTCACCGACGAGCAGCTCGACCGCATCGCGGAGCTCGCCGTGTCTCTCGGCCTCGACGGCATCATCGCCACGAACACCACCCTGTCCCGCGAGGGTCTGCGGACCCCGGCCTCGCACGTCGAGGCGCTGGGGGCGGGCGGCCTGTCGGGCGCGCCGCTGGCGGAGCGCTCGCTCGCCGTGCTGAAGCGCCTCCGCACGGTCCTGCCGCCGGAGTTCTGCGTGATCTCGGTGGGTGGCGTCGACACCGCGTACGACGTCGAGCAGCGTCTCCTCGCCGGGGCGACGCTCGTGCAGGGCTATACGGCGTTCCTCTACCGAGGCCCGTTGTGGGCGAAGCAGATCAACGTCGGGCTCGCCCGTCTCGCCCGCACCCGCGTCGAGCGCTGA
- a CDS encoding DUF3043 domain-containing protein, protein MAKTKTSVDETIETPAETPGAGKGHATPSRKEREAANKRPLVPGDRKEAAKEARRKQQELRDRARVGMANGEEKYMPVRDRGPQRRFVRDWVDARWSLGEFLIPVMFLVLIATIVPIPDLQAYTMLALYAFIAIVILDCLFLGWRVMKALREKFGAGNVERGLRWYATMRSLQFRRLRLPKPQVKRGQYPS, encoded by the coding sequence GTGGCTAAGACGAAGACGAGCGTCGACGAGACGATCGAGACCCCGGCAGAGACGCCGGGCGCGGGCAAGGGGCACGCCACCCCGAGCCGCAAGGAGCGCGAGGCCGCCAACAAGCGCCCCCTCGTCCCCGGCGACCGCAAGGAGGCCGCGAAAGAGGCCCGTCGCAAGCAGCAGGAGCTGCGCGACCGGGCCCGCGTCGGCATGGCGAACGGCGAAGAGAAGTACATGCCGGTCCGCGACCGCGGCCCGCAGCGCCGGTTCGTGCGCGACTGGGTCGACGCGCGCTGGAGCCTGGGCGAGTTCCTCATCCCGGTGATGTTCCTCGTGCTGATCGCCACGATCGTGCCGATCCCCGACCTGCAGGCGTACACGATGCTGGCGCTCTACGCGTTCATCGCCATCGTCATCCTCGACTGCCTCTTCCTCGGCTGGCGCGTCATGAAGGCGCTGCGCGAGAAGTTCGGCGCCGGCAACGTGGAGCGCGGCCTGCGCTGGTACGCCACCATGCGGTCGCTCCAGTTCCGCCGCCTGCGCCTGCCGAAGCCGCAGGTCAAGCGCGGCCAGTACCCGAGCTGA
- a CDS encoding dipeptidase has product MTLSTPRKDPAALSEGEQAVVEAVQAALPQSIADLGGLVRIPSVSWSAFDPAEVQRSADAVAGLLDGTGFFESVDVLRAPTPSGELGQPAVLASRPARGDAPTVLLYAHHDVQPPGRDEDWDTPPFEPTVRGDRLYGRGAADDKAGVMAHVAAVRAFVETGGAASDLGVVVFIEGEEEFGSASFAAFLEENRDRLAADVIVVADSDNWDTSTPSLTVSLRGNVTFRLTVSTLGHASHSGMYGGAAPDAMLAAARLIDSLYDADGAVAVDGLTAHPMEVPEVTEEQFAADAALLEGVGSVGTGPVLERLWAKPALTVTGIDAPDVVNASNTLLPSVSLRVSCRVAPGQDAQDAYEALAAHIRSHAPFGAHTEITEVSTGQPFLVDTSGWAVALAEQAMADAWGASPKEVGVGGSIPFIADLVRVFPQAQILVTGVEDPDTRAHSPNESLHLGVFKRAITTEALLLHRLASGARG; this is encoded by the coding sequence ATGACACTGAGCACTCCCAGGAAGGATCCCGCGGCGCTGTCCGAGGGCGAGCAGGCGGTCGTCGAGGCCGTCCAGGCGGCACTGCCGCAGAGCATCGCCGACCTCGGCGGACTGGTGCGCATCCCCTCGGTCTCCTGGTCGGCCTTCGATCCGGCGGAGGTGCAGCGCAGCGCCGACGCCGTCGCGGGGCTGCTGGACGGGACGGGCTTCTTCGAGAGCGTCGACGTGCTCCGCGCCCCGACTCCGTCCGGCGAGCTCGGGCAGCCGGCGGTCCTCGCGTCCCGTCCCGCGCGCGGCGACGCGCCGACGGTGCTGCTCTACGCGCACCACGACGTGCAGCCGCCCGGCCGCGACGAGGACTGGGACACCCCGCCCTTCGAGCCCACCGTGCGCGGAGACCGGCTGTACGGCCGGGGAGCCGCCGACGACAAGGCGGGCGTCATGGCGCACGTGGCCGCCGTGCGTGCGTTCGTCGAGACCGGGGGAGCCGCATCCGACCTCGGCGTCGTGGTCTTCATCGAGGGGGAGGAGGAGTTCGGCTCGGCCTCCTTCGCCGCGTTCCTCGAGGAGAACCGCGACCGCCTCGCCGCCGACGTCATCGTGGTCGCCGACTCCGACAACTGGGACACGTCCACACCGTCCCTCACCGTGAGCCTGCGTGGCAACGTCACCTTCCGGCTCACCGTCTCCACCCTCGGCCACGCCTCGCACTCCGGCATGTACGGGGGAGCGGCCCCCGATGCCATGCTCGCCGCGGCTCGCCTCATCGACTCGCTCTACGACGCCGACGGGGCCGTCGCGGTCGACGGGCTGACGGCGCATCCGATGGAGGTGCCCGAGGTGACGGAGGAGCAGTTCGCCGCCGACGCCGCACTGCTCGAGGGTGTCGGCTCCGTCGGCACCGGACCGGTGCTCGAACGGCTGTGGGCGAAGCCCGCGCTCACCGTCACGGGCATCGACGCCCCGGATGTGGTGAACGCCTCCAACACGCTCCTCCCGTCGGTCTCCCTGCGCGTGAGCTGCCGCGTCGCCCCGGGCCAGGACGCCCAGGACGCCTACGAGGCGCTCGCCGCCCACATCCGCTCGCACGCGCCGTTCGGTGCGCACACGGAGATCACCGAGGTGAGCACGGGGCAGCCGTTCCTCGTCGACACCTCGGGCTGGGCGGTGGCCCTCGCCGAGCAGGCCATGGCGGATGCCTGGGGTGCGTCGCCGAAGGAGGTGGGCGTGGGCGGGTCGATCCCCTTCATCGCCGACCTGGTGCGCGTGTTCCCGCAGGCGCAGATCCTCGTCACGGGTGTCGAGGACCCTGACACCAGGGCGCACAGCCCGAACGAGTCGCTCCATCTCGGGGTCTTCAAGCGCGCGATCACCACCGAGGCGCTGCTGCTGCACCGACTCGCGTCCGGAGCACGCGGATGA
- the erpA gene encoding iron-sulfur cluster insertion protein ErpA: protein MSDTTLTTDVAAPAHAVQLTKTAGDKVRSLLEQEGRDDLRLRVAVQPGGCSGLIYQLYFDERMLDGDGVVDFDGVEVIVDKMSVPYLDGATIDFEDTIQKQGFTIDNPNATGSCACGDSFH from the coding sequence ATGAGCGACACGACCCTCACCACCGACGTGGCCGCGCCCGCCCACGCCGTGCAGCTGACCAAGACCGCCGGCGACAAGGTGCGCAGCCTCCTCGAGCAGGAGGGGCGCGACGACCTCCGCCTCCGCGTGGCCGTCCAGCCCGGTGGCTGCTCCGGCCTGATCTACCAGCTCTACTTCGACGAGCGGATGCTCGACGGCGACGGCGTCGTCGACTTCGACGGCGTCGAGGTCATCGTCGACAAGATGAGCGTCCCGTACCTCGACGGCGCGACCATCGACTTCGAGGACACGATCCAGAAGCAGGGGTTCACGATCGACAACCCCAACGCGACCGGCTCGTGCGCCTGCGGCGACTCGTTCCACTGA
- the ctaC gene encoding aa3-type cytochrome oxidase subunit II, with protein sequence MRSKRRLRWAAIPVAAVMAFILAGCTQEQMQGWLPTEPGTTNNVDRVIGLWVTSWIVLLVVGVVTWGLTIWAIVVYRRRKGQTGLPAQLRYNMPIEIFYTIVPLILVLGFFAFTAQDQSAIEAKYDNPDEVIQVYGKQWAWDFNYVSQDVYSPGIQGQPDPDDANGSLVESEIPTLYLPVGKKIEIQLDSRDVIHSFWVIDFLYKKDMLPGKTNYMYVTPEREGTFAGKCAELCGEYHSMMLFNVKVVSQQEYDDYIQSLKDAGQTGILGPEYNRNDNLPGIGTPAKEETPEAAAVSNAG encoded by the coding sequence GTGCGCTCGAAACGACGTCTCAGATGGGCTGCGATCCCGGTTGCAGCGGTCATGGCGTTCATCCTTGCCGGATGTACGCAGGAGCAGATGCAGGGGTGGCTGCCGACCGAGCCGGGCACCACGAACAACGTCGATCGTGTGATCGGCCTCTGGGTCACGTCGTGGATCGTGCTGCTGGTCGTCGGTGTCGTCACCTGGGGCCTCACCATCTGGGCGATCGTGGTCTACCGCCGTCGCAAGGGCCAGACCGGTCTGCCGGCGCAGCTGCGCTACAACATGCCGATCGAGATCTTCTACACGATCGTCCCGCTCATCCTGGTGCTCGGCTTCTTCGCCTTCACCGCCCAGGACCAGAGCGCGATCGAGGCGAAGTACGACAACCCGGATGAGGTCATCCAGGTCTACGGCAAGCAGTGGGCGTGGGACTTCAACTACGTCAGCCAGGACGTCTACTCGCCCGGCATCCAGGGCCAGCCCGACCCGGACGACGCGAACGGCTCGCTCGTCGAGTCCGAGATCCCGACCCTGTACCTGCCCGTGGGCAAGAAGATCGAGATCCAGCTCGACTCGCGCGACGTCATCCACTCCTTCTGGGTGATCGACTTCCTCTACAAGAAGGACATGCTGCCGGGCAAGACGAACTACATGTACGTCACCCCCGAGCGTGAGGGCACCTTCGCGGGCAAGTGCGCCGAGCTCTGCGGCGAGTACCACTCGATGATGCTCTTCAACGTGAAGGTCGTCTCGCAGCAGGAGTACGACGACTACATCCAGTCGCTGAAGGACGCCGGTCAGACCGGGATCCTCGGGCCGGAGTACAACCGCAACGACAACCTCCCCGGGATCGGTACGCCGGCGAAGGAAGAGACCCCCGAGGCCGCTGCGGTCTCGAACGCAGGATAG